The following nucleotide sequence is from Kineococcus endophyticus.
GGGGTTCGGCGGGGCGGTGTGACGCCGGGACGGGGCGGCCGGTTCCCGCCCCTACGCTGCCCGGGTGAGCAGCACCACCTCCACCCGGCCCACCATCGGCGTCCTCGCGCTGCAGGGCGACGTCCGCGAGCACGTCGCCGCCCTCGAGGCCGGAGGCGCACGAGCCGTCACCGTCCGCCGCCCGTCCGAACTGGCCGCCGTCGACGGGCTCGTGCTCCCTGGCGGGGAGTCCACCACCATCGACCGGCTGCTGCGGGTCTTCGAGCTGCGCGACGACCTGCGCGCGCGCATCGCGGACGGCCTGCCCGTGTACGGCTCCTGCGCCGGGATGATCCTGCTGGCCGACCGCCTGCTCGACGGGGCGCAGGGCCAGGAGACCCTCGGCGGCCTCGACGTCACCGTGCGCCGCAACGCCTTCGGCCGCCAGGTGGACTCCTGGGAGGAGCACCTGCCCCTGACCGGCGTCACCGACGGCGGCTCGCCCGTGGACGCGGTCTTCATCCGCGCCCCGTGGGTCGAGGAGGCCGGACCGGACGTGCAGGTGCTCGGCCGGGTGGGCTCCGGGCCCGCCGCGGGTAGGATCGTCGCCGTGCGGCAGGGCGCTCTGCTGGCCACGGCCTTCCACCCGGAGATCACCGGGGACGACCGGGTGCACCGCCACTTCGTGGCGATGGTGCAGGAGCGGGACTGAGGCACACCTTTTCGAGCAGTTCGAGCGAGGCGGAGGGAACCACATGTCCGGCCACTCCAAGTGGGCGACGACGAAGCACAAGAAGGCCGTCGTCGACGCCAAGCGCGCCAAGAGCTTCGCTCGCCTCATCAAGAACATCGAGGTCGCGGCGCGCACGGGTGGCGGTGACCCGGCCGGCAACCCGACGCTCTACGACGCCATCCAGAAGGCGAAGAAGACGTCGGTGCCCGCCGACAACATCGACCGCGCCGTCAAG
It contains:
- the pdxT gene encoding pyridoxal 5'-phosphate synthase glutaminase subunit PdxT, giving the protein MSSTTSTRPTIGVLALQGDVREHVAALEAGGARAVTVRRPSELAAVDGLVLPGGESTTIDRLLRVFELRDDLRARIADGLPVYGSCAGMILLADRLLDGAQGQETLGGLDVTVRRNAFGRQVDSWEEHLPLTGVTDGGSPVDAVFIRAPWVEEAGPDVQVLGRVGSGPAAGRIVAVRQGALLATAFHPEITGDDRVHRHFVAMVQERD